From the genome of Penaeus chinensis breed Huanghai No. 1 chromosome 8, ASM1920278v2, whole genome shotgun sequence, one region includes:
- the LOC125028161 gene encoding vitelline membrane outer layer protein 1 homolog, whose protein sequence is MRTLLVLVALAALAAVTANESLQLDNGLVRGTWGDPEMCAAGSHAFAFEIKYADLGHIDDTAVNGVRLYCEMPGGSLTGYVTSSEGKWGEWRGMRTCALGHHLVGIQGNVVDPQGNFGDDLGVDNLRMECDDGAILDGLYGVPSALSPVVLREVRQVGGREVEAVHLKVNRGETRDHGDWGSWARCSTGGTLCGLQTRVEHDDILNDDAGLCDVILFCCTI, encoded by the exons ATGAGGACACTTCTCGTTCTCGTTGCGCTCGCGGCACTCG CGGCCGTCACCGCCAATGAGTCGCTGCAGCTGGACAACGGACTGGTGAGGGGCACGTGGGGAGACCCCGAGATGTGCGCCGCCGGATCCCACGCTTTCGCCTTTGAGATCAAG TACGCTGACCTTGGGCACATTGACGACACGGCAGTCAACGGCGTGAGGCTCTACTGCGAGATGCCGGGCGGCTCCCTCACGGGCTACGTGACCAGCTCCGAGGGGAAGTGGGGCGAGTGGCGAG GAATGCGCACCTGCGCGTTGGGGCATCACCTGGTGGGCATTCAGGGCAACGTGGTGGACCCGCAGGGCAACTTCGGGGACGACCTAGGCGTGGACAACCTACGCATGGAGTGTGACGACGGCGCCATCCTGGACGGGCTCTACGGCGTGCCCAGTGCCCTG aGTCCGGTCGTCTTGCGAGAGGTCAGGCAGGTCGGCGGCAGGGAGGTGGAGGCCGTCCATCTCAAGGTGAACCGAG gcgAGACCCGCGACCACGGCGACTGGGGCTCGTGGGCGCGCTGCTCCACCGGCGGCACCCTGTGCGGCCTCCAGACCCGCGTCGAGCACGATGACATCCTCAATGACGACGCCGGACTCTGTGACGTCATATTGTTCTGCTGCACGATCTAG
- the LOC125028265 gene encoding vitelline membrane outer layer protein 1 homolog — MRTLVLCFAGLLGLATTHAYYTIQSDNGLWRGNWGYEDYCSRSGGGNLTADSEREVTFASAFDFKFETTDHVDNTAGNAVKLYCSDHTGHILDYVSSTEGNYGTWQGLRSCAPGHYITGFRQRVLESQGTFGDDWGVDNVQVQCDDGTVLDGMDGVPPALQEAPGRSEFQRDTTVADGKSVEAVKVHVPPPGRRPSPSGEVRIHGEWGSWARCPAGTAVSGIMTNVEQGHPFEDDAGLCDIIMYCVGV; from the exons ATGAGAACGCTGGTGTTGTGTTTCGCGGGGCTTTTAG GCCTGGCGACGACTCATGCGTATTACACGATCCAGTCGGACAACGGCCTGTGGCGTGGCAACTGGGGCTACGAGGACTACTGCTCCAGAAGCGGCGGAGGCAACCTCACCGCCGACTCGGAGCGCGAGGTGACGTTCGCCAGCGCGTTCGACTTCAAG TTCGAGACGACCGACCACGTCGACAACACGGCGGGCAACGCAGTCAAGCTCTACTGCAGCGACCACACCGGCCACATCCTGGACTATGTCTCTAGCACCGAGGGAAACTACGGGACGTGGCAGGGGCTCCGCTCCTGCGCCCCAGGGCACTACATAACGGGGTTCCGGCAGCGCGTGCTGGAGTCGCAGGGCACCTTCGGCGACGACTGGGGCGTGGACAACGTCCAGGTGCAGTGCGACGACGGCACCGTGCTGGACGGCATGGATGGCGTGCCGCCGGCGCTTCAGGAGGCCCCGGGACGG AGTGAATTCCAAAGAGACACGACTGTAGCTGACGGTAAAAGTGTGGAAGCGGTTAAAGTTCATGTCCCGCCGCCAG GCCGAAGACCTTCCCCTTCAGGAGAGGTGAGAATTCACGGCGAGTGGGGCTCGTGGGCGCGGTGTCCCGCGGGCACTGCCGTCTCGGGCATTATGACGAATGTGGAGCAGGGCCACCCATTCGAGGACGACGCCGGCCTCTGCGACATCATCATGTACTGCGTGGGAGTGTGA